The Pelmatolapia mariae isolate MD_Pm_ZW linkage group LG9, Pm_UMD_F_2, whole genome shotgun sequence genome has a segment encoding these proteins:
- the LOC134634422 gene encoding UDP-N-acetylglucosamine transporter TMEM241 homolog isoform X2, with protein sequence MQWRRHVTGLAFSLVFVVSYFTNKFVLSVLNFTYPTLFQGWQTFIGAILLLVSGKLGWVEINRITRSAALSWLPGSLLFVGNIYAGSRALSRLDIPFFFTLQNCSHAVSYMIFKVIRREKTQWLKFISLCLMLLSAINLPFYDPQVDHSGYLWAVCHLACVGAYRVFQVHYKSVSLSDLEQQCINYLFSVLLLAVAAHPTGDLTGALEFPSLQSHTFHCGCCASALLGFLLRLATVKLKSGLSFEHFGVWIFLSKVTAMLLSPFIFSVNSNPSSVLCVVVSHVGEALLIYSERDSHV encoded by the exons ATGCAGTGGAGGAGACACGTCACCGGCCTCGCTTTTAgccttgtttttgttgtgtcaTATTTCACGAACAAG tttgtCCTGTCAGTGTTAAACTTCACCTATCCAACCTTATTTCAAGG ATGGCAGACATTTATTGGAGCTATCCTGCTTCTAGTGTCTGGAAAGCTGGGATGGGTGGAAATAAACCGCATCACCAG ATCTGCGGCTCTGTCCTGGCTTCCGGGCTCCCTCCTATTTGTGGGGAACATTTACGCTGGTTCCCGGGCATTATCACGTTTA GACATTCCCTTCTTCTTCACTCTTCAGAACTGCTCTCATGCCGTTAGTTACATGATCTTCAAGGTCATCCGCAGAGAG aAGACACAGTGGCTGAAATTTATCAG CCTATGCCTCATGCTGCTTTCAGCCATCAACCTTCCTTTTTATGACCCTCAG GTTGACCACAGCGGTTACCTGTGGGCCGTCTGCCATCTCGCCTGTGTTG GTGCATATAGGGTCTTTCAAGTTCACTACAAGTCCGTCAGCCTGAG TGATCTTGAGCAGCAGTGCATTAACTACCTGTTCAG tgtgctgctgctggctgttGCTGCTCACCCGACAG GTGACCTCACGGGTGCCTTGGAGTTCCCGTCCCTGCAGTCGCACACATTTCACTGTGGCTGCTGTGCCAG CGCTCTGCTGGGCTTTTTGCTGCGGTTGGCTACAGTCAAATTAAAAAGCGGACTGTCCTTTGAACACTTTGGGGTTTGGATCTTTTTATCTAAG GTTACTGCCATGCTCCTGTCtccatttattttctctgtGAACTCTAATCCTTCGTCTGTTTTGTG TGTGGTCGTCAGTCACGTCGGAGAGGCTCTGCTGATCTATTCTGAGAGGGATTCTCACGTGTGA
- the LOC134634422 gene encoding UDP-N-acetylglucosamine transporter TMEM241 homolog isoform X1 codes for MQWRRHVTGLAFSLVFVVSYFTNKFVLSVLNFTYPTLFQGWQTFIGAILLLVSGKLGWVEINRITRSAALSWLPGSLLFVGNIYAGSRALSRLDIPFFFTLQNCSHAVSYMIFKVIRREQKTQWLKFISLCLMLLSAINLPFYDPQVDHSGYLWAVCHLACVGAYRVFQVHYKSVSLSDLEQQCINYLFSVLLLAVAAHPTGDLTGALEFPSLQSHTFHCGCCASALLGFLLRLATVKLKSGLSFEHFGVWIFLSKVTAMLLSPFIFSVNSNPSSVLCVVVSHVGEALLIYSERDSHV; via the exons ATGCAGTGGAGGAGACACGTCACCGGCCTCGCTTTTAgccttgtttttgttgtgtcaTATTTCACGAACAAG tttgtCCTGTCAGTGTTAAACTTCACCTATCCAACCTTATTTCAAGG ATGGCAGACATTTATTGGAGCTATCCTGCTTCTAGTGTCTGGAAAGCTGGGATGGGTGGAAATAAACCGCATCACCAG ATCTGCGGCTCTGTCCTGGCTTCCGGGCTCCCTCCTATTTGTGGGGAACATTTACGCTGGTTCCCGGGCATTATCACGTTTA GACATTCCCTTCTTCTTCACTCTTCAGAACTGCTCTCATGCCGTTAGTTACATGATCTTCAAGGTCATCCGCAGAGAG cagaAGACACAGTGGCTGAAATTTATCAG CCTATGCCTCATGCTGCTTTCAGCCATCAACCTTCCTTTTTATGACCCTCAG GTTGACCACAGCGGTTACCTGTGGGCCGTCTGCCATCTCGCCTGTGTTG GTGCATATAGGGTCTTTCAAGTTCACTACAAGTCCGTCAGCCTGAG TGATCTTGAGCAGCAGTGCATTAACTACCTGTTCAG tgtgctgctgctggctgttGCTGCTCACCCGACAG GTGACCTCACGGGTGCCTTGGAGTTCCCGTCCCTGCAGTCGCACACATTTCACTGTGGCTGCTGTGCCAG CGCTCTGCTGGGCTTTTTGCTGCGGTTGGCTACAGTCAAATTAAAAAGCGGACTGTCCTTTGAACACTTTGGGGTTTGGATCTTTTTATCTAAG GTTACTGCCATGCTCCTGTCtccatttattttctctgtGAACTCTAATCCTTCGTCTGTTTTGTG TGTGGTCGTCAGTCACGTCGGAGAGGCTCTGCTGATCTATTCTGAGAGGGATTCTCACGTGTGA
- the rbbp8 gene encoding DNA endonuclease RBBP8 — translation MPNFQEASRETLTDSFGNDRSSSGTAKSADRFEGLWRQLGECHQNALQELEAKVSKLKKERCLDAQRLEVFYSRNQQLKEQNKNLQDAMALLEERLQAAECDRCSILEENLKNGQQQNLRLIEKLKNERNLLEDENNKLRAELQKLKSSRSESKEASPPEQEEGVIPDSPILPSSLPVVNRLKKQKNNNQMKRVRYAEVPLPQSNNSLFNELYKDPDGATKNPGRAEVLVPNTCEMDASQISNDVTEDEAAIAETCGLELIEKQQMNLRKAPSQQRNFSTLWKQEVRLKPCFSSSSSTLMHSPDSTSKGSPSLLPRIKWFAEGGSVCRAKRVKEGSPEVQERSQRGLQEDADNQEEGEHLQREQISQTAISVSNPSIKKELLDRKVQSGHNMSTSQKPSASCSSPAFKKPKMKVKLDADGKKRTPLQDLNASQGQREAKDADRKHTVEPTWSIDPALALSMYDSEWKGDEEMDEQQHHVEMADTDCTWVSHSLLQRQREKDRDRGDSVFGLGEKANDSLDMMFDTTAYGEYKSCNSSHLGQSQPCDSDDDEEEEAIGEDPPEDSACQSKAQHPAFAHVAVVRKKDERRKLKGTTCKECEIYYAHLPEEEKQKKLSACSRHRFLYVPPCTPENFWEVGFPSTQTCIERGYIKEEKNPEARLRRRQPLNALFSPKRNKEEK, via the exons GAAGCGAGCAGAGAGACGCTTACAGATAGTTTTGGAAACGACAGGAGCAGCAGCGGGACAGCCAAATCAGCTGATCGCTTTGAAGGCTTGTGGAGGCAACTTGGAGAGTGTCACCAAAATGCACTTCAGG AATTGGAAGCAAAAGTAAGCAAGCTGAAAAAGGAACGTTGCCT AGATGCGCAGAGGCTTGAAGTGTTTTACAGTCGCAACCAGCAGCTCAAggagcaaaataaaaacctgCAGGATGCCATGGCTCTCCTGGAGGAAAG gcttcaagcagcAGAGTGTGATCGATGCTCCATCTTAGAGGAGAACCTGAAAAACGGTCAGCAGCAGAATCTGCGTCTTATCGAGAAACTAA aaaatgaaagaaacctGCTGGAGGATGAAAACAATAAGCTGCGAGCTGAGCTGCAAAAACTGAAGAGTTCTCG GTCTGAATCCAAGGAGGCCTCACCCCCAGAACAGGAAGAGGGCGTTATTCCAGACTCCCCGATCTTGCCCAGCTCACTGCCTGTGGTAAACAGattgaagaaacagaaaaataacaacCAAATGAAGCGTGTGCGCTATGCAGAGGTGCCTCTACCACAGTCTAATAATTCGCTCTTCAATG agcTATACAAAGATCCTGACGGTGCCACAAAGAATCCTGGAAGAGCAGAAGTGCTCGTCCCTAACACCTGTGAAATGGACGCGTCGCAGATCTCAA ACGATGTGACTGAAGATGAGGCAGCAATTGCAGAAACTTGTGGCCTTGAACTTATTGAAAAGCAGCAGATG AATCTCAGGAAAGCCCCAAGCCAGCAAAGAAACTTCAGCACTCTCTGGAAGCAGGAAGTTCGTTTAAA GCCttgcttctcctcctcttcatccacACTGATGCACAGTCCAGACTCAACATCTAAAGGGTCCCCATCTCTTCTCCCACGCATCAAATGGTTTGCAGAAGGCGGCAGTGTGTGCAGGGCAAAACGGGTGAAGGAGGGAAGTCCAGAGGTACAGGAACGCAGTCAACGAGGACTCCAAGAAGACGCGGACAACCAGGAGGAAGGCGAACACCTACAGCGTGAACAGATCAGCCAGACTGCCATATCTGTGAGCAATCCAAGCATCAAGAAGGAGCTACTAGATAGGAAG GTACAGTCAGGACATAATATGAGCACCAGCCAAAAGCCAAGCGCTTCTTGTAGCAGTCCTGCTTTCAAGAAGCCAAAAATGAAGGTTAAACTGGATGCAGATGGGAAGAAAAGAACCCCTCTGCAGGATCTGAATGCTTCACAAGGCCAGCGTGAAGCTAAAGACG CTGATAGGAAGCACACAGTGGAGCCTACATGGAGCATCGATCCCGCGCTCGCTCTGTCCATGTACGACAGCGAGTGGAAAGGAGACGAG GAAATGGATGAGCAGCAGCATCATGTGGAGATGGCAGATACAGACTGCACCTGGGTCAGTCACAGCTTACTTCAGCGTCAAAGAGAGAAGGATCGAGACAGAGGAGACAGTGTGTTCG GACTCGGTGAAAAAGCAAATGATAGCTTGGATATGATGTTCGACACTACGGCTTACGGGGAGTACAAATCTTGCAACAGTTCACATCTAGGCCAGAGCCAGCCCTGtgacagtgatgatgatgaagaagaggaggccaTTG GAGAAGATCCTCCTGAAGACAGTGCATGCCAGTCTAAAGCACA ACACCCAGCGTTTGCACATGTAGCAGTCGTTCGCAAAAAGGATGAGAGAAGAAAACTGAAGGGCACTACCTGTAAGGAATGTGAAATT TATTACGCCCATCTGccagaggaggaaaaacagaaaaagctgtcTGCTTGCTCAAGGCATCGTTTCCTGTACGTTCCTCCATGCACACCTGAAAACTTCTGGGAAGTTGGATTCCCATCAACACAAACGTGCATTGAGAGAG GTTACATCAAAGAAGAGAAGAATCCTGAGGCGCGCTTACGGAGGAGGCAGCCATTAAATGCTTTATTCTCACCGAAGCGAAACAAGgaggagaaataa